The following proteins are encoded in a genomic region of Pagrus major chromosome 16, Pma_NU_1.0:
- the mbip gene encoding MAP3K12-binding inhibitory protein 1 — protein sequence MAETMKLSGNHVPANESGEMSSYRDCMRVILKLLADFGRELKLSDAALRIEVNIDAVDLQSSPGAHVYNCLQKHITKLQAVSESLNTLVVADGDTSTSKDDTSDDAVTSSSLKELATALPEHDLPSSEAADSKVEADDIMVQIRARKSEIERRISAFMERKQMEINENNVREFCNVIDCNQENSCARTDAVFTPYPGFKSHVKVTRVVNTYGPQTRGGGGQGEPGEHQRGQMGRDCGNAAIEERLHNIETHLKLPTAGPVPLSVYQRLKKLEDRILELEGLSPEYFQSTSHLHKRPKTSPAQACSLTELDEKISAVKAALLKRVNEFGPGYGAECPL from the exons ATGGCGGAGACAATGAAGCTGAGTGGAAATCACGTTCCTGCTAATGAATCCGGTGAAATGTCCAGCTACAGGGACTGCATGCGTGTGATACTGAAGCTGCTAGCAGACTTCGGCAGAGAG CTCAAGTTAAGTGATGCTGCTCTGAGAATAGAAGTGAACATCGATGCTGTGGATCTTCAGTCATCTCCAGGTGCTCACGTGTACAATTGCTTGCAGAAGCATATCACTAAATTACAG GCTGTTTCAGAAAGCTTGAATACACTGGTGGTTGCGGACGGTGATACATCAACCTCAAAAGACGACACATCAGATGATGCTGTCACCTCATCATCACTCAAAGAGCTGGCGACTGCGCTGCCTGAGCATGATCTTCCCAGCTCAGAGGCTGCGGACAGCAAGGTGGAGGCTGATGACATCATGGTTCAGATCAGAGCCAGGAAGTCAGAG ATTGAGCGGAGAATATCTGCATTTATGGAACGCAAGCAGATGGAgatcaatgaaaacaatgtacGCGAGTTTTGCAACGTGATCGACTGCAATCAGG aaaacagctgtgccAGAACAGATGCAGTTTTCACTCCTTATCCCGGTTTTAAAAGTCACGTAAAAG TTACGCGAGTGGTAAACACTTACGGGCCCCAGACTCGTGGTGGGGGAGGTCAAGGAGAGCCTGGAGAGCACCAGAGGGGGCAGATGGGAAGAGACTGTGGAAATGCAGCCATAGAAGAACGACTTCACAACATCGAGACTCACCTGAAACTCCCAACAG CGGGTCCAGTTCCATTGAGTGTCTACCAGAGACTAAAGAAACTGGAGGATCGTATCCTGGAGTTGGAGGGTCTCTCGCCCGAGTACTTTCAGTCCACG AGTCACCTGCACAAGCGACCAAAGACATCCCCTGCTCAG GCCTGCAGTCTGACAGAGCTGGATGAGAAGATCAGTGCAGTGAAAGCAGCGCTACTGAAGAGGGTGAATGAATTCGGGCCTGGTTATGGAGCAGAGTGCCCACTGTAA